From Enhydrobacter sp., the proteins below share one genomic window:
- the mutS gene encoding DNA mismatch repair protein MutS — MLSRDLPDSSHQTIPADATPMMRQYLAIKAAHPDHLLFYRMGDFYELFFDDAVKASAALDIALTKRGQHLGEDIRMCGVPVHSHEAYLSRLIRQGFKVAVCEQVEDPADARKRGAKSVVERAVVRVITPGTLTEDSLLDSRSHNYLAALAEAQGDLALAWLDLSTADFATQPLQVGQLAPTLARLAPGELLVSDRLLQRESVKTTLAEWNAVLTPLPSARFDSDNARKRLQAQFNVAALESFGSFSRAEVAACGALLDYVELTQAGKRPALSPPRRERADGTMEIDPATRRNLELVKSLDGRREGSLLATVDRTLTGPGARLLAERLAAPLTDRAEIERRLDLVQLFVERPALREKVREALRRTPDVERALQRLSVGRGGPRDLAALRDGLDSAEALAIVLGAEPEALAPPPAPLAGIVAASSGHRTLIDSLAAALADEPPLFARDGGFIRTGYRAELDEQRTLRDDSRKTVAALEAKYRAASGVPSLKIRHNNMIGYHIEVTAAHADRLDIGALGFTRRQSMSNATRYGTAELADLETRIGRAADQALALELALFDVLTDEVVAASAAIAAAGRAMAALDVAAALAELAASSAYARPALTDDQSFTIEGGRHPVVEAALVRQTGAGFVPNDCELGAECRLWLLTGPNMAGKSTFLRQNALIAVLAQAGSFVPARRATIGIVDRLFSRVGAADDLARGRSTFMVEMVETAAILNQATARSLVILDEIGRGTATFDGLSIAWATLEHLHDVNKCRALFATHFHELGALRERLAALAPHTMRVKEWQNEVVFLHEVAPGAADRSYGIHVAQLAGLPPAVVARAEQVLAALEKGEQSGAVTRLADDLPLFAAAPPRPAGGTSRGEQSEIEKALATVNPDELTPRDALELLYALRARLPGAR; from the coding sequence TACCTGGCGATCAAGGCGGCGCATCCCGATCATCTGCTGTTCTACCGGATGGGCGATTTCTACGAGCTGTTCTTCGACGACGCGGTGAAGGCGTCGGCGGCGCTCGACATCGCGCTCACCAAGCGCGGCCAGCATCTCGGCGAAGACATCAGGATGTGCGGCGTGCCGGTGCACAGCCACGAGGCCTATCTGTCGCGGCTGATCCGGCAGGGCTTCAAGGTCGCGGTGTGCGAGCAGGTCGAGGATCCGGCCGACGCCAGGAAGCGCGGCGCCAAGTCGGTGGTCGAGCGCGCTGTCGTGCGCGTCATCACGCCGGGCACGCTCACCGAAGACTCGTTGCTCGATTCGCGCAGCCACAACTATCTCGCTGCGCTCGCTGAGGCGCAGGGCGACCTGGCCTTGGCGTGGCTCGATCTGTCGACGGCGGACTTCGCCACCCAACCGCTGCAGGTGGGCCAACTCGCCCCGACGCTGGCGCGACTCGCGCCCGGCGAACTGCTGGTGTCAGATCGTCTGCTGCAACGCGAATCGGTGAAGACGACGCTGGCCGAGTGGAACGCCGTGTTGACACCGCTGCCCTCGGCGCGTTTCGACAGCGACAACGCGCGCAAGCGGCTGCAGGCGCAATTCAACGTCGCGGCGCTGGAGAGCTTCGGCAGCTTCTCGCGCGCCGAGGTCGCGGCCTGCGGTGCGTTGCTCGACTATGTCGAGCTGACGCAGGCCGGCAAGCGTCCCGCGCTGTCGCCGCCGCGCCGCGAGCGTGCCGACGGAACGATGGAGATCGACCCGGCGACCCGGCGCAACCTCGAGCTGGTGAAGAGCCTCGACGGCCGGCGCGAGGGCAGCCTGCTCGCCACCGTCGACCGCACCCTGACCGGTCCGGGCGCGCGCCTGCTGGCCGAGCGTCTTGCCGCGCCGCTGACCGACCGCGCCGAGATCGAGCGCCGTCTCGACCTCGTGCAGCTCTTCGTCGAGCGGCCGGCGCTGCGCGAGAAAGTGCGCGAGGCGCTGAGGCGCACGCCCGACGTCGAGCGCGCGCTCCAGCGGCTGTCGGTGGGCCGCGGCGGGCCGCGCGATCTGGCCGCCCTGCGCGACGGCCTCGACTCGGCCGAGGCGCTGGCGATCGTTCTCGGCGCCGAGCCGGAGGCTCTGGCGCCACCGCCGGCACCCTTGGCCGGGATCGTCGCGGCGTCGTCCGGCCATCGCACGTTGATCGATTCGCTCGCCGCGGCGCTCGCCGACGAGCCGCCGCTGTTCGCGCGCGACGGAGGTTTCATCCGCACCGGCTACCGCGCCGAGCTCGACGAGCAGCGCACCCTGCGTGACGACAGCCGCAAGACCGTGGCGGCGCTCGAGGCGAAGTACCGGGCGGCGAGCGGCGTGCCGTCGCTCAAGATCCGGCACAACAACATGATCGGCTACCACATCGAAGTGACGGCCGCGCACGCCGACAGGCTCGACATCGGGGCACTCGGCTTCACGCGGCGGCAGTCGATGTCGAATGCGACGCGCTACGGCACGGCCGAGCTGGCCGATCTCGAGACCCGCATCGGCCGCGCTGCCGACCAGGCGCTGGCACTCGAACTGGCGCTCTTCGACGTCTTGACGGACGAGGTCGTCGCGGCGTCGGCCGCGATCGCTGCGGCTGGCCGGGCAATGGCCGCGCTGGATGTCGCGGCGGCGCTCGCCGAGCTCGCGGCGTCGAGCGCCTATGCGCGCCCGGCACTCACCGACGACCAGTCCTTCACCATCGAGGGCGGCCGCCATCCGGTGGTCGAGGCCGCGCTCGTGCGCCAGACCGGGGCGGGCTTCGTGCCCAACGATTGCGAGCTCGGTGCCGAGTGTCGCCTCTGGCTGTTGACCGGTCCGAACATGGCCGGAAAGTCGACCTTCCTGCGCCAGAACGCCCTGATCGCCGTGCTGGCGCAGGCCGGCTCGTTCGTGCCGGCGCGGCGGGCGACGATCGGCATTGTCGATCGATTGTTCAGCCGGGTCGGCGCTGCCGACGACCTGGCGCGCGGCCGCTCCACTTTCATGGTCGAGATGGTCGAAACGGCGGCCATCCTCAACCAGGCGACGGCGCGAAGCCTGGTGATCCTCGACGAGATCGGGCGTGGCACCGCGACTTTCGATGGACTCTCCATTGCCTGGGCCACGCTCGAGCACCTGCACGATGTCAACAAGTGCCGCGCGCTGTTCGCCACGCACTTCCATGAGCTGGGGGCGCTCCGAGAGCGGCTGGCGGCGCTCGCGCCGCACACGATGCGAGTCAAGGAGTGGCAGAACGAGGTCGTGTTCCTGCATGAAGTCGCACCCGGCGCCGCCGACCGCTCCTACGGCATCCATGTCGCCCAGCTTGCCGGTCTGCCGCCGGCCGTCGTGGCGCGTGCCGAGCAAGTGCTGGCGGCCTTGGAGAAAGGCGAGCAGTCGGGCGCGGTGACGCGACTCGCCGACGACCTGCCGCTGTTCGCGGCCGCGCCGCCGCGCCCTGCCGGCGGTACGTCCAGGGGCGAACAATCGGAGATCGAGAAGGCGCTGGCGACCGTCAATCCGGACGAATTGACGCCGCGCGACGCACTGGAGCTGCTCTACGCCCTGCGGGCCCGCCTGCCGGGAGCGCGATAG
- a CDS encoding methionine synthase, which yields MARFCRRRRRRRWRSRTTRQVDRGKTMFETTLAGSLPKPSWLATPNVLWAPWTLTGAPLQEAKEDATALAIRRQEEAGIDIVSDGEQARQHFVHGFLAEVDGVDFDKKVRMGIRNNRYEADCPTVTAPLKRRRFVHEREARVARATTARKLKFTLPGPMTLIDTLADGHYGDRVQMAFAFAELLNQEAKDLESLGVDVIQFDEPAFNVYLRETVDWGVPALEKAAEGLKCTTAVHICYGYGIEANIKWKETLGESWRQYEETFPALDRSSIQQVSLECRNSHVPPELMKLLKTKTVLVGAIDVASEKIDTPEEVAETLKLATRFVDAERIQACTNCGMAPMTLAVAYGKLRTLAEGAALARKTL from the coding sequence ATGGCCAGGTTCTGCCGCCGCAGACGCAGGCGGCGTTGGCGCTCGCGCACGACACGGCAAGTTGATCGGGGGAAGACAATGTTCGAGACCACACTGGCGGGAAGCCTGCCCAAGCCCTCGTGGCTCGCCACGCCCAACGTCCTGTGGGCGCCCTGGACTCTGACCGGCGCGCCATTGCAGGAAGCCAAGGAGGATGCGACCGCGCTCGCCATCCGTCGCCAGGAAGAAGCCGGCATCGACATCGTGAGCGACGGCGAGCAGGCGCGGCAGCATTTCGTGCACGGCTTCCTGGCCGAGGTCGACGGCGTCGACTTCGACAAGAAGGTGCGCATGGGCATCCGCAACAACCGCTACGAGGCGGATTGTCCGACCGTCACCGCGCCGCTCAAGCGTCGCAGGTTCGTGCACGAGCGCGAGGCGCGCGTGGCGCGCGCCACCACGGCGCGCAAGCTCAAGTTCACCCTGCCGGGTCCGATGACCCTCATCGACACCTTGGCCGACGGCCACTATGGCGACCGCGTGCAGATGGCCTTCGCCTTCGCCGAACTCCTGAACCAGGAAGCGAAGGATCTGGAGAGTCTCGGTGTCGATGTCATCCAGTTCGACGAACCGGCTTTCAACGTCTATCTCAGGGAGACCGTCGATTGGGGCGTGCCGGCACTGGAGAAGGCGGCGGAAGGGCTGAAGTGCACGACCGCCGTGCACATCTGCTACGGCTACGGCATCGAGGCCAACATCAAGTGGAAGGAGACGCTGGGCGAGAGCTGGCGCCAGTACGAGGAAACCTTCCCCGCGCTCGATCGCAGCAGCATCCAGCAGGTCTCTCTCGAGTGCCGCAACAGCCATGTCCCGCCGGAGCTGATGAAGTTGCTCAAGACCAAGACGGTGCTGGTCGGTGCGATCGACGTCGCGTCGGAAAAGATCGACACGCCGGAGGAAGTTGCGGAGACGCTGAAGCTCGCGACCAGGTTCGTCGACGCTGAAAGAATCCAGGCCTGCACCAATTGCGGCATGGCACCGATGACGCTCGCCGTCGCCTACGGTAAACTGCGAACCTTGGCCGAGGGAGCCGCTTTGGCGCGCAAGACCCTCTAG
- a CDS encoding heme biosynthesis protein HemY, with translation MKTTLRLFLWFAVAAVAMVAAAWLADRPGTVTAEWHGWRLDTSVGVVLIAVLLMILSGIVLWLLYRWIVGAPGALLEGWGESRRRRGYRELTQGLAAVAAGDGAEAQKHARKAEQLLSEPPLTLLLSAQAAQLAGDRDGARRAFTAMLEDEQTTFLGLRGLIAQALRDGDQAKALECAERAFRLRPQTPWVVHSLFDMQAQVGQWKAAQETLDAGLRTRVVTQDKGRTLKALLLVERSRAAERDGHDADALALARDAFALAPERIAVTQRLAEMQIKKNDSRHALKTLERGWALAPHPDLAALYLKAAGEADPLKRIAVVRRLTSHKPDDLESHLALAQASLEAGLWGEARRYLETAGGAHPPVRVCRLMAEVEERAQSDQAKIHEWLAKAAEAPADRSWRCAACGAHHETWRSVCESCGAFGTLHWRAPGTYGQVLPPQTQAALALAHDTAS, from the coding sequence ATGAAGACGACACTGCGCCTCTTTCTCTGGTTCGCCGTGGCCGCCGTCGCCATGGTCGCGGCGGCCTGGCTCGCCGATCGGCCGGGAACGGTGACGGCCGAGTGGCACGGTTGGCGGCTCGATACGAGCGTCGGCGTCGTGTTGATCGCCGTCTTGCTGATGATCCTTTCGGGTATCGTCCTGTGGTTGCTCTATCGCTGGATCGTTGGCGCACCGGGCGCGTTGCTCGAGGGCTGGGGAGAGAGCCGGCGGCGGCGCGGCTACCGAGAGCTGACACAGGGCCTCGCGGCCGTTGCCGCCGGCGACGGCGCAGAGGCCCAGAAGCACGCCCGCAAGGCCGAGCAGCTCCTGTCCGAGCCGCCGCTGACCCTGCTGCTCTCCGCGCAGGCCGCCCAGCTCGCGGGAGACCGCGACGGCGCCAGGCGCGCCTTCACCGCCATGCTCGAGGACGAGCAGACGACCTTCCTCGGCCTGCGCGGCCTGATCGCCCAGGCGTTGCGCGATGGCGACCAGGCGAAAGCGCTCGAGTGCGCCGAGCGCGCCTTTCGCCTGCGGCCGCAAACGCCGTGGGTGGTCCATTCGCTGTTCGACATGCAGGCGCAGGTCGGGCAATGGAAGGCCGCGCAGGAAACGCTCGACGCGGGGCTGCGCACCAGGGTCGTCACGCAGGACAAGGGGCGCACCTTGAAGGCGCTGCTGCTGGTCGAGCGTAGCCGCGCCGCCGAGCGCGACGGCCACGACGCCGACGCGCTGGCGTTGGCGCGCGATGCTTTCGCGCTGGCGCCCGAGCGCATCGCCGTGACGCAACGTCTCGCCGAGATGCAGATCAAGAAGAACGATTCCAGGCACGCGCTCAAGACTCTCGAGCGCGGCTGGGCGTTGGCGCCCCATCCCGATCTCGCGGCACTCTACCTGAAGGCGGCGGGTGAAGCCGATCCGCTCAAGCGCATTGCCGTCGTGCGCCGATTGACCTCGCACAAACCCGACGACCTCGAAAGTCATCTCGCGCTCGCCCAGGCCTCGCTGGAGGCGGGCCTGTGGGGCGAAGCACGGCGCTATCTGGAGACAGCCGGAGGAGCGCATCCGCCGGTTCGCGTCTGCCGCCTCATGGCGGAGGTCGAGGAGCGCGCGCAGTCGGACCAGGCGAAGATCCACGAGTGGCTCGCAAAGGCCGCCGAGGCGCCGGCCGACCGCAGCTGGCGCTGCGCTGCCTGCGGCGCGCATCACGAGACCTGGCGCTCGGTGTGCGAAAGCTGCGGCGCCTTCGGCACCCTGCACTGGCGTGCGCCGGGAACCTATGGCCAGGTTCTGCCGCCGCAGACGCAGGCGGCGTTGGCGCTCGCGCACGACACGGCAAGTTGA
- a CDS encoding uroporphyrinogen-III synthase — MRVLITRPEREAAVLASALAERGYTPVVAPLFQLHILRPPEDFAAALAACQAILVTSANGARALAEATDQRSKPILAVGDTTAATAEGLGFSSVVSADGDAAALTALVHEHLDPARGPLLHVSGVDVAGELAPDGFETRHFALYEAREAEILPESARAALEARAVEAVTFFSRRASAAFARLVDSAGLTEACRATTAVAISRAAAEPLRTLPFRATVVADRPTRQAVLDEIDRLATAVVQGSDTMSDPASPPSSAPSMPPVQARRGLGWLGAFLTGLVAAVVVLAGALVSLPYWPEEARTLWRGATAAPVPPTPVPDATGAIDAARRELGQRLDDLDRRVRAVAATAAQADRPIASDPSIADLRARVDALEKRPAPEAVPVPTAPAGGETDKDVAALKAEFDRLSAALATLDRVVAEQKGAIGKAQAAAGATDAGIQNAVAAARASALIGVAARLNAALEAGLPFASGLALLEPLVKGDAKLTEAVAALQPLATTGVASRAVLAADFPAVAKAVLAEDVADDSFGERVLSKIRGIVSLRRVGADVEGDTAEAKLARAEAALDAGDVAKAVGLVKTLPPQPGRAAASWLLRAEAHLAARGAVDQIAAAAVAQLAAAR, encoded by the coding sequence ATGCGCGTGCTGATCACACGGCCGGAACGCGAAGCGGCGGTGCTCGCCTCGGCACTCGCCGAACGCGGATACACGCCGGTCGTCGCGCCGCTGTTCCAGCTCCATATCCTGCGGCCGCCCGAGGATTTCGCCGCCGCGCTTGCGGCCTGTCAGGCGATTCTCGTCACCAGCGCCAACGGTGCGCGTGCGCTCGCCGAGGCGACCGACCAGAGAAGCAAGCCCATCCTGGCGGTCGGCGACACCACGGCGGCGACGGCGGAAGGCCTCGGCTTCAGCTCGGTCGTCTCCGCCGATGGCGACGCGGCCGCGTTGACGGCACTGGTGCACGAACATCTGGATCCCGCCAGGGGCCCGCTGCTTCACGTATCGGGGGTCGATGTCGCCGGCGAACTCGCTCCAGACGGTTTCGAGACGCGCCACTTTGCCCTCTACGAGGCGCGTGAGGCCGAAATATTGCCGGAGTCGGCGCGCGCAGCGCTCGAGGCCCGCGCCGTGGAGGCGGTGACGTTCTTCTCGCGGCGCGCATCGGCCGCCTTCGCCAGACTGGTCGACAGTGCCGGGCTGACGGAAGCCTGTCGGGCCACCACCGCCGTGGCCATCAGTCGGGCTGCCGCCGAACCCTTGCGGACGCTGCCGTTCAGGGCAACCGTCGTCGCCGACCGCCCGACTCGCCAGGCCGTGCTCGACGAGATCGACCGCCTGGCCACTGCCGTCGTACAAGGATCCGACACCATGAGCGACCCCGCCTCTCCACCGTCCTCGGCGCCGTCCATGCCGCCCGTGCAGGCTCGACGGGGCCTCGGCTGGCTGGGCGCCTTCCTGACCGGGCTCGTCGCCGCCGTCGTTGTGTTGGCCGGGGCTCTCGTGTCGCTGCCCTACTGGCCGGAGGAAGCGCGCACCCTGTGGCGCGGGGCGACGGCTGCCCCGGTGCCGCCGACGCCCGTGCCCGACGCGACCGGCGCCATCGATGCCGCCAGGCGTGAACTCGGCCAGCGCCTCGACGACCTCGACCGCCGCGTCCGAGCCGTCGCCGCCACGGCGGCTCAGGCCGACCGGCCCATTGCAAGCGATCCCTCGATCGCCGACTTGCGCGCGCGCGTCGACGCGCTCGAGAAGCGGCCGGCGCCTGAGGCTGTCCCCGTCCCAACCGCCCCTGCCGGAGGCGAGACCGACAAGGACGTTGCCGCCCTGAAGGCGGAATTCGACCGTCTGAGCGCCGCGCTCGCCACCCTCGACCGAGTCGTGGCCGAGCAGAAGGGGGCGATCGGCAAAGCGCAGGCCGCCGCGGGCGCGACCGATGCCGGCATCCAGAATGCCGTAGCCGCGGCCCGCGCGTCGGCCTTGATCGGCGTCGCGGCCCGCCTCAATGCGGCTCTCGAAGCCGGCCTGCCCTTTGCTTCCGGCTTGGCGTTGCTCGAGCCGCTCGTGAAGGGCGACGCGAAACTCACCGAGGCGGTTGCCGCTCTGCAGCCGCTGGCGACGACGGGCGTGGCGTCACGCGCGGTTCTGGCGGCGGATTTTCCTGCCGTCGCGAAGGCGGTGTTGGCCGAGGACGTCGCCGACGATTCCTTCGGCGAGCGCGTGCTGAGCAAGATCCGCGGCATCGTCTCGCTGCGCCGCGTCGGCGCCGATGTCGAGGGCGACACCGCCGAAGCGAAGCTGGCGCGCGCCGAGGCGGCGCTCGACGCCGGCGATGTCGCCAAGGCGGTCGGGTTGGTGAAGACGTTGCCGCCACAGCCCGGCCGCGCCGCGGCATCGTGGCTTTTGCGTGCCGAAGCCCATCTCGCCGCGCGCGGAGCGGTCGACCAGATCGCGGCGGCCGCGGTCGCCCAACTCGCCGCGGCGCGCTGA
- a CDS encoding methylated-DNA--[protein]-cysteine S-methyltransferase — protein sequence MPLCYVDSPVGRLALEADGDALTGVRWAAAGERARDTVKTSLLREAERQLQRYFRGRLERFDLPLAARGTDFQRRVWAMMRDIPFGETATYGGLAMALNSGPRAVGMACGRNPIPIVVPCHRVLGSGGTAGGFSGGRGLPTKRQLLAIEGVVLQ from the coding sequence ATGCCCCTCTGCTACGTCGACAGTCCAGTCGGGCGCCTCGCCCTCGAGGCCGACGGCGACGCCCTGACCGGCGTGCGCTGGGCGGCTGCAGGCGAACGCGCCCGCGACACGGTCAAGACGTCCTTGCTGCGCGAGGCCGAACGTCAGCTCCAGCGCTATTTTCGCGGTCGCCTCGAGCGGTTCGATCTGCCGCTTGCCGCGCGCGGAACGGACTTCCAGCGGCGTGTCTGGGCGATGATGCGCGACATTCCCTTTGGGGAAACCGCGACCTATGGCGGCCTCGCCATGGCGTTGAATTCGGGACCGCGCGCCGTCGGCATGGCCTGCGGCCGCAATCCCATCCCCATCGTCGTGCCCTGCCATCGCGTGCTGGGCAGCGGCGGCACCGCCGGTGGCTTCTCCGGCGGTCGAGGACTGCCGACGAAGCGGCAACTTCTGGCCATCGAGGGCGTCGTCCTGCAGTAG
- a CDS encoding alpha/beta fold hydrolase, with the protein MTVWRPGRRAVLAGGLSLWAPTVFSQTQRTSADTASPPIVFVHGNGDSSALWINNLWRFESCGLGRDRLFAIDFVNPVARSDDSKPQANRSSSDDQLRELAAFVAHAHKSSGQRKVALIASSRGGNAVRNYLKNGDGAAGVSHAVLCGTPNKGIVDSDVLLPGSEFNGAAPFLKGLNAGVDDRVPGVEMMAIRSDNNDKYAQPDGRFVGAPGKPTGVSYDAAELRGAKNIVLEGLDHREVAFHKLAFAAQFEFILGKPAPTLFIAAEPLPVLNGRVTGMAGGVYTNLPMAGAEVEIHDVDPKTGERRGPQPAHRKVTGADGVWGPFIGKSEAHYEFVLRMEGWPTTHIYRSPFLRSSELVHLRPVPLGRNDDGAGAVVLMSRPRGYFGVGRDKFSLDGKLPPGINDGVPGASTGRLTFDAAPRTVVAVFNNETIPVRTFPAKEGHVVVAEFTN; encoded by the coding sequence ATGACGGTCTGGCGTCCGGGACGACGCGCCGTGCTGGCGGGAGGGCTGTCCTTGTGGGCGCCGACCGTGTTCAGCCAGACGCAGCGTACTTCTGCCGACACGGCCTCGCCACCCATCGTCTTCGTCCACGGCAACGGCGATTCGTCGGCGCTGTGGATCAACAATCTTTGGCGCTTCGAATCGTGCGGGCTGGGACGCGATCGGCTGTTCGCCATCGACTTCGTCAATCCGGTCGCCCGTAGCGACGATTCCAAGCCACAGGCCAACCGCTCGTCGAGCGATGACCAGCTCCGAGAACTCGCGGCCTTCGTGGCCCATGCGCATAAATCCAGCGGGCAGCGCAAAGTCGCGCTGATCGCCTCGTCCCGCGGCGGCAACGCGGTTCGAAACTACCTCAAGAACGGCGATGGCGCGGCCGGTGTGAGTCATGCCGTTCTGTGCGGAACGCCCAACAAGGGTATCGTCGATTCCGACGTCTTGCTGCCGGGCAGCGAGTTCAACGGCGCCGCGCCGTTTCTCAAGGGCCTCAATGCCGGTGTCGACGATCGCGTCCCGGGCGTCGAGATGATGGCTATCCGGTCGGACAACAACGACAAGTACGCCCAGCCCGACGGCCGGTTCGTCGGCGCCCCGGGCAAGCCGACAGGCGTGAGCTACGACGCCGCCGAGCTGCGCGGCGCGAAGAACATCGTCCTGGAAGGCCTCGACCACCGCGAGGTCGCCTTCCACAAGCTGGCCTTTGCCGCGCAGTTCGAGTTCATCCTGGGCAAGCCGGCACCGACGCTGTTCATTGCCGCGGAACCGCTGCCGGTGCTCAACGGTCGCGTCACCGGCATGGCGGGAGGCGTGTACACCAATTTGCCGATGGCGGGCGCCGAGGTGGAGATTCACGACGTCGATCCCAAGACCGGCGAGCGCCGCGGACCGCAGCCGGCGCATCGCAAGGTCACCGGCGCCGACGGCGTCTGGGGGCCGTTCATCGGCAAGTCGGAGGCACATTACGAGTTCGTGCTGCGCATGGAGGGGTGGCCAACCACGCACATCTACCGCTCGCCCTTCTTGCGATCGAGCGAGCTGGTGCACCTGCGGCCGGTACCTTTGGGCAGGAACGACGATGGAGCGGGCGCCGTCGTCCTCATGAGCCGTCCGCGTGGCTATTTCGGAGTCGGTCGAGACAAGTTCTCGCTCGACGGCAAGTTGCCGCCCGGAATCAATGACGGTGTGCCGGGAGCGTCGACTGGCCGTCTGACCTTCGACGCCGCGCCACGCACGGTGGTGGCCGTGTTCAACAACGAGACCATTCCGGTTCGCACCTTTCCGGCGAAGGAGGGCCACGTCGTCGTCGCCGAATTCACCAATTGA
- a CDS encoding L-2-amino-thiazoline-4-carboxylic acid hydrolase, whose amino-acid sequence MTQSAHPEGLSMLEKRRIEAEILKEVYLTLKESHGEAVARKTIAESVRRSAIEQARAFAAAAPGGTSLEAFEDVMPLWTKGGALEIEIKERGEDVFAFNVTRCRYAETYRAMGLGEIGHLLSCNRDGAFCEGYDPKLKLERTQTIMQGASHCDFRYTYER is encoded by the coding sequence ATGACCCAGTCCGCCCATCCGGAAGGCCTGTCGATGCTGGAGAAGCGCCGGATCGAGGCCGAGATCCTGAAGGAGGTCTATCTGACCCTGAAGGAAAGCCATGGCGAGGCGGTGGCCCGGAAGACCATCGCCGAATCCGTGCGGCGTTCGGCGATCGAACAGGCCAGGGCCTTCGCCGCGGCGGCCCCCGGCGGCACCTCGCTCGAGGCCTTCGAGGACGTGATGCCGCTGTGGACCAAGGGAGGCGCCCTGGAGATCGAGATCAAGGAACGCGGCGAGGACGTCTTCGCCTTCAACGTCACGCGCTGCCGCTATGCCGAGACCTATCGCGCCATGGGCCTCGGCGAGATCGGCCATCTTCTGTCCTGCAATCGCGACGGCGCCTTCTGCGAAGGCTACGATCCCAAACTCAAGCTCGAACGCACCCAGACCATCATGCAGGGAGCGAGCCACTGCGACTTCCGCTACACCTACGAGCGGTGA
- the argC gene encoding N-acetyl-gamma-glutamyl-phosphate reductase translates to MTSNKTKVFIDGQHGTTGLQILDRLKDRPDIELLELPLADRKDLGKRAEIARAADIAVLCLPDAAAKELVAALGNADTVVIDASTAHRVADGWTYGFPEMTKSHRQKLRDSNRISNPGCYPTGAIAILRPLVDAGIVRADSTPAVFGVSGYTGGGKELIAVHEKEGVEPFGLYGLELTHKHVPEMKKYSGLSHAPLFVPSVGHYAQGMLVTVPITRDITSRQVTAKDVQGVLADYYAGETFVPVRPLADRKWLERDRFLRADRLIDTNTMELAVYGNDADGNVLAIASLDNLGKGASGAAVQCINLKTGVDETTGLAVA, encoded by the coding sequence ATGACCAGCAACAAGACCAAGGTGTTCATCGACGGCCAGCACGGCACGACCGGGCTGCAGATCCTGGACCGGCTGAAGGATCGGCCCGACATCGAATTGCTCGAGCTGCCGCTGGCCGACCGCAAGGATCTCGGCAAGCGCGCCGAGATCGCCAGGGCTGCCGACATCGCCGTGCTCTGCCTGCCCGACGCCGCCGCCAAGGAGTTGGTGGCCGCGCTGGGCAACGCCGACACCGTGGTCATCGACGCCTCGACCGCGCATCGTGTCGCCGACGGCTGGACCTACGGCTTTCCCGAGATGACCAAGTCGCATCGCCAGAAGCTCAGGGACTCCAACCGCATCTCCAATCCCGGCTGCTACCCGACCGGCGCCATCGCCATTCTCAGGCCGCTGGTCGATGCCGGCATCGTGCGCGCCGATTCGACGCCTGCCGTGTTCGGCGTCTCGGGCTACACCGGCGGCGGCAAGGAGCTGATCGCCGTGCACGAGAAGGAAGGCGTCGAGCCGTTCGGCCTCTATGGGCTGGAGCTCACGCACAAGCACGTGCCGGAGATGAAGAAGTACTCCGGCCTCAGCCACGCGCCGCTGTTCGTGCCGTCGGTCGGCCACTATGCCCAGGGCATGCTGGTGACCGTGCCGATCACCCGCGACATCACCAGCCGGCAGGTCACCGCCAAGGACGTGCAAGGTGTGCTCGCCGACTACTACGCCGGCGAGACCTTCGTGCCGGTGCGGCCGCTCGCCGACCGCAAGTGGCTGGAGCGCGACCGGTTCCTGCGGGCCGACCGGCTGATCGACACCAACACGATGGAGCTCGCGGTCTACGGCAACGACGCCGACGGCAACGTGCTCGCCATCGCCTCGCTCGACAATCTCGGCAAGGGCGCGTCGGGCGCGGCGGTGCAGTGCATCAACCTCAAGACCGGCGTCGACGAGACGACGGGTCTCGCCGTCGCCTAG
- a CDS encoding GNAT family N-acetyltransferase: MFTLRRAVAADAAAVRALTRDAYAKWVPVIGREPKPMTVNYDTAVRLNRIDMAMADGEFVGLIETIDRSDHLLVENVAVASGRHGQGIGRALLAHAESVARAAGYREVRLYTNQRFEANVRLYLGLGYTIDREEETPGLGITVHMSKRFA, from the coding sequence ATGTTCACCCTGAGACGGGCGGTGGCCGCCGACGCGGCCGCCGTCCGCGCCCTGACGCGCGACGCCTACGCCAAGTGGGTGCCCGTGATCGGGCGCGAGCCCAAACCCATGACGGTCAACTACGACACGGCCGTGAGGCTGAACCGCATCGACATGGCGATGGCGGACGGCGAGTTCGTCGGCCTGATCGAGACCATCGATCGCTCCGACCACCTGCTGGTCGAAAACGTCGCCGTGGCGTCCGGCCGCCACGGCCAGGGCATCGGCCGCGCGCTGCTGGCGCATGCGGAGTCCGTGGCGCGCGCCGCCGGCTACCGCGAGGTGCGGCTCTATACCAACCAGCGCTTCGAGGCGAACGTCCGGCTCTATCTCGGGCTGGGCTACACGATCGACCGCGAAGAGGAGACACCGGGCCTCGGCATCACCGTCCACATGAGCAAGCGGTTCGCTTAG